A window of Benincasa hispida cultivar B227 chromosome 9, ASM972705v1, whole genome shotgun sequence genomic DNA:
GTTCTGGAATTAGATGAGCATTTTGTTTCGGTTCAAGGCTACTACAGTGACATACATAAGTGGGGAATTGATGCCACTGTGATTCGATCCTTGACTCTAAAAACCAATAAAAGAACTTATGGGCCATTTGGGATTGAAGATGGAACCAAATTTTCATTTCCATTTCAAGGGCTAAAGCTTGTTGGCTTTCATGGAAGATCTGGCGTGTATCTGGATGCAATTGGGCTCTCCGTATGTCCAACTCAAATGTAGGCTTAGCTATATTTTGATGATGCTATCGAGAAGTTATGATTATGATAATGAAATGACTAATTGGGTTTCTCATGCAGAAATGGGGTTGGGCCTACGAAATTTAGCTTAGGAGAATATGGAGGCAAAGGTGGAGATCCTTGGGAAGAGAGTTTTAGAACAATGAGGCAACTGGTGATTAATCATGGAATGTGGATCGACTCCATTCAAATGGAATATGAAGATGAGAATGGGGAGTTGGTGTGGTCCGAGAGGCATGGTGGATATGGAGGTTCCCAATCAGAGGTTAGCCCAGATCTTTTCTTAaggggttttttttttgctaGTTTAATCTTCATTTTATGTGTGGAACTTTACAAACAAAAATGTTGTCATGGGATTTGATAATATTGGAATGGAACACAATACAGGTTGTTATGGAATTAGATGAGCATCTTGTTTTGGTTCATGGCTACTACAGTGACATATATGAATGGGGAATTTCTGCCACCGTGATTCGATCCTTGACTCTAGAAACCAATAAAAGAACTTACGGGCCATTTGGGATTGAGGATGGAACCAAGTTTTCATTTCCATTTACAGGGCAAAAGCTTGTTGGCTTTCATGGAAGATCTGGCTTGTATCTGGATGCAATTGGGCTCTCCATAGATACAACTCAAATGTATGCATAGTGGCACTTGGCTATATTTTGATGATACCATTGAGGATTTATGATTATGGTACTTATTGAGTTTCTCATGCAGAAATGGAGTTAGGCCTGAGAAATTTAGCTTGGCAGAACGTGGAGGTGAAGGTGGAGATCCTTGGGTCGAGAGTTTTAGGACAATCaggcaattgttgattaatcaTGGACAGTGGATCGACTCCATTCAAATGGAATATGAAGATGAGAATGGGGAGTTGGTTTGGTCCGAGAAGCATGGTGGAAATGGAGGTTCCCAATCAAAGGTTAGTCCAGAATTCCCTCACTAAGTTCATTTCTGTTTTTCCTGTTAACTCGTTTTTGTTCATTATTAGAAATAATGAATGTGTAgttgtttttcaaattaaaagaaaaaaagaatcaatCAAAGAAGTAATGTGATGGAAATGGAAGTGTAGGTTGTCCTAGATTTCCCAGATGAGCATTTTGTTACAATTCATGGCTACTATGATGATATATATGACTGGGGATTTGATGGCACTGTGATTCGATCATTGACTGTGGAAACCAACAAAAGAAGCTATGGGCCATTTGGAGTTGAAAATGGAACCAAGTTTTCATTTCCAACTGTTGGGGTGAAGATCGTTGGCATCCATGGCAGATCTGGTGTGTATCTTGATGCCATTGGACTTCTTGCACTCTCAATTCAAGAGTAGTGCTACCCTCTTTCTACTTGTCATCCATTAGCATTTTGTATTTATATGCTTCTAAAGTCAGTATGTTTATCAGTTTATGTAGTTAATaactcttttaaaaaagaataaaaatcattttatccAAATTGTTAAATCttaaaatgacatttttgtaTGTATTTGTGCTGGGAAATATGTGAAAATGTATTActgtgtttttttctttttttttattttcctt
This region includes:
- the LOC120086191 gene encoding mannose/glucose-specific lectin-like; this encodes MEDDGSQNQVASITWDDEVYSTIRRFVVYEREWICSIQIEYDRNGESIWSPTHGENEGSVSEVVLDYPDEYLVSIYGYYGSIRNWGIDATVIRSLTLETNTRFYGPFGVEDGKKFSFPITGGKIIGFHGISGRYLNAIGVHVQTIQKIGVQPEPPPEHLNMGQHGGKGGDPWEETFQILKRLRIYHGLWIDSFQIQYQEEDEYGTLVWSEIYGGEGGFLAEVVLELDEHFVSVQGYYSDIHKWGIDATVIRSLTLKTNKRTYGPFGIEDGTKFSFPFQGLKLVGFHGRSGVYLDAIGLSVCPTQINGVGPTKFSLGEYGGKGGDPWEESFRTMRQLVINHGMWIDSIQMEYEDENGELVWSERHGGYGGSQSEVVMELDEHLVLVHGYYSDIYEWGISATVIRSLTLETNKRTYGPFGIEDGTKFSFPFTGQKLVGFHGRSGLYLDAIGLSIDTTQINGVRPEKFSLAERGGEGGDPWVESFRTIRQLLINHGQWIDSIQMEYEDENGELVWSEKHGGNGGSQSKVVLDFPDEHFVTIHGYYDDIYDWGFDGTVIRSLTVETNKRSYGPFGVENGTKFSFPTVGVKIVGIHGRSGVYLDAIGLLALSIQE